In Poecile atricapillus isolate bPoeAtr1 chromosome 1, bPoeAtr1.hap1, whole genome shotgun sequence, the sequence CCCGTCCCGCGGGGACTACAACTCCCAGCGCTCCGCGGCGCGGCCCGGCGGCGGCCGAGGAGGCGAGAGCGGCTGCCCCGGGAGCCGAGTTCTCCTTCAGGCCGCAGCATGAACGGCAGCGTGGCGGGCAGCGGCTTCGTCGAGGAGATCATCAGCCTCACCCGCAGACCTTCAGGTAAGGCGGGGTCGGCCTCTCCACGCCGAGTCCGCGGCGGCtcccgggcaggggcagccgCGCCGAGGCCTGCGCAGCCCCGGGGAGGCCGCAGCGGAAGCGCGGGGTGGCAGCGGCCGTGGCGGGCAGTGGGGCGGCGGAGGGAGGGTCCCGGCAGCGAGGATAGAGACACGGCGGCCAGAGGTGTCGGGCCCAGGGGCCTCCCCCTGGAAACAGCCGTGGCGGATACGCTGCTGCGGGAAAAGCTCGTGGCCTGCGTGAGGGAAAGCTGGCTGGGTCAGGGTCCGTCCTGTGCGGGAGCTCCGGTAGAGGCTGGTGTCCCCACGGACAGGTCGCCTCTGGTTTTCCCTGGAAGCTGTCATCTCCCGTGGAGCTGTCGCTTCCAAGTGAGGCGGCAGCCCCTGAGCGCCCAGCCGCGTTGGATACCCTGAGTAAGGGACCATTTGAAAATCACGTGCCCAGATTCTGTCCCTAGTACTGTCAGCTTGGCGTTCACTCTGCAGCGTACCTTGAGAGGCTTTGGGGTGGTGAGAGCGAGGAGCATAGGCTGGAAGGAAGAGGGAATAGGGCACTTCTTGGAGCATTTTTAGGCTTTGCTTATCGTGTTTCAGCTGAAGGTGCGCTCATGGAAACCTTGCATTTTTACAGGATTTATGGTGCCATTAAATCACACATTCAGAAGTGAGGCAAGTTGGTACAAAATGTACAGCTCTGGAGAAAAATACTGGCTATAGAGAATGgcaggctccaggagagcttttGGAGCTAGAGTTGTACTTTGGTGTATGAGGCTTTCTCTTTAATCAAAAGGAGCAGGAACGAAAATGTGGCAGCCCTTCAGTTCCGCACAactgctgggtgctgcagccTTGGCTCCGGGGGCTCCCCAGAAATCCCAGCACCCACCgtgtttcctttctctggagTGGAGGTAGGTCCCGTGCAGGGCTGGTGTTGGTCCTGGCCCTCATGTTGGTGGTCAGAACCCAGAGGGTgtcagcccagggagcagccctTTGCCTCCCCTGCTTGCCAGATCATGCCATATTGACCTCTGGTCTGAACGCTGTGTAGCCCTCCCTGCATAGCTATGAGCTTAAGCTAATGGAGCTGTGCATGTCAGGGAAAACTGTGCCAAATTAGGCTGGTTCTTATGGGAAGGCTGTTTCCATACATCTGGGGAGCTAAAATTTAAGCAAGATGTAAGGGAATGTTAAAGGGCAGAGTTGAGAATGGTCTTGAATGTGACCACTGTGATTTCAGTTTTGATTACCATGAGGAGCATATGTCCAGCCATTGAGATGGGCTGTGCATCTTTAGATTTAGGGTTTTTACTAGGTTACTTGATTTGAAGGTCCTACAGCCCTTTATGGCCTCGATGCACTTACCGTGTGAATTATTACTCATTTCTATGGAAGGAACAAAACACTGTTATCTGTGATGTACTGTAATCTCTTGGAGTTTTGACTGCAACTTTAAAAACAGGTCTGATGCTAAACATCTCTGGCAAAAGTTTGCATTGGTTGTGAATATATTCCCAGTGGCAGGACAGTGTATATTTATCTCTTTTCAAATTTTGTTGTGTTCAGTCTCTTATTTCCTAATCCTGCCagtcctgtttttttttttaaggcgTTTTTGAGGGACTTTTTAGTTCAGAAAGGGTAAGTGAGGGAGGTCTGCAGCCTGAGGGAGGGTCAGAAGTTTAGCCCAGAGTCTGCTTTTTAAAGCTCTGGTGTTCTGCTTCTGGTCTCTCGTAGACAAGAGATTTAGTGCTATATGCTGTCTCCCCTTGctccttttcttcctgctgtgctgtgtctcTTTCTGTGGCTGCATGAACTGGAAGGGAGAGAATAGCAAAGAGCTTGAGGTTTGATAGGGAAGATATTTTTAGGCAGAGTGGAAATCTGAGTGCTGGAAAGGAAAGACACAGTGAAAAAGCCCTCTGAATACTTAACTTGGTCTAGCACAAGCTGCAGCCTCTTTGTCACGAAGATCTGCCTCTGCTGATGAAAGCTGTGACTCTTGATTATTCTTCCAGTCGTGGGTAAAACAttgcaatatatatattttttcatatcatatctatctatctgtctatctatctatctatctatctatctatctatcatctatctacCTATCTATTTTAGGGGTTTTATATATGAGAGAGAATCAATGTGTTCTGAGATCctgtttccttctttctggCTTTTTAATAAGTGTTGATTAAACCTTATACTTTCTGTAGTATTGATTTCCCCCTTTCCTAAGTTACAGACTTTATGACAAATAATTTTTAGGAGTGTGgacttttaattatttttcattttgtgttgAAGGGTGTATTACTGTACACAACTGGCCCTTTTTGAAATAGATATTATTCTAGTTGCTATGTCAGTATTTCTTCAATTTTCTgtcactttcatttttttcctcacttgtCTGAAGCTgccaggaagggaaggaaaaaaaaagatgtggcAAAATTGCTGCTAATATTTCTTTACTTCCCAGCTGTAGATGCACACTTAAAATACCATGACTCATTTTGTAAATGCTTTGATCTCCTGTGACtaatttaaaatgctgcttcccagcaggcATAAGGTGGTTTTACTTTCATTTGAAACTCTTCTTCCCAAGGTTTCCAGTCCCAACtttaagagaaaataagaaagaaaacgaaaacaaataaatcagtCTGGCTGAACGTGGGCAGAACTTGCCCTCAGCTGTTCTTGACAATAACTTTTGGATGACTGGtttatgtcagaaaaaaaagttggtttttttttttccatttactttGATTGtgtatttgatttctttttttctttttccttagctcttctttcttttttcattgtAAGCCTCTTAGGGAATCTTTCCTGTCCCTTGTCATGCATTTTTATTTGGAGAGAAACTTAGCTGCATGTACAGTGGGGAATGTGCTCTTGTAATCTCTGGGTTTCTGGACTTTAGATTCAATTTATTCTTCTGGGTTTCAATGAAACAAGAAGTCTTAACTTTAATCCAGAAGCTGGATCCAGCTAGATATCTGTAACTGAGGCTTCCTTTAAAGAATAATACAAAATGGCAAAAATGTGAAGGTGACATCAGTTCTAATAAATGTATGTGTATTCCTTTCTGTTTTGCACTAAATCTGcaaactttttctttatttcctgtcATGTTTGAATTAATGAAACAGAACAAAGTGATTGTGTACAATTTGAAGTAGCTTTGTGTAGCCTAATCGTATTCTTGGAGGCAAACCACGTTACACATCCAGCTCCTGAGAACTGGAAGGGGAGCCCTCTGAGCTCTGGGTGCCCTCAAGCTGGTAGCACAGTTCTCCTTGCCTGTTTCCTCATCTGTAGACAGGGTCTAATGCTCCTTGCCTTTCCTTACCCTCTTTCCCAGCTCACAAAACACTTGTCAGAGGTGATTTCTTGTAGCTCAAAGGTAGTGATTTACTATAACCTCATGTGAAATACAGAATACTTTCACTTTCTTTCATATTGTGCTGAAGAAGTATATTCCTGCTGAGGGCTGAATCAGCCTCTCAGAAATGACAGCATGCCCCTCAGTATTCCCCAGCACCCACTGGAACAGCTCACAGATGTTTTGTGTAATGAAACGTCTGGGGTCCTCAGGCATTTAGTGTCTCTCCTCTGCTTTCAAGACCAGTTTGATGAGAATAACTTTTCTGGACAATGGAAAGGTTGTTGGAAAGGGTGATGCATATTTGTGTGCTGTGACTTTTTGTATGGTGGAGACAGGAAGACAACATGGGAGGTTGCAGTCCCCAGCAAACAAGACAGCAAGAATGTTTGAAGCTTTGAGCTTTTTCTCATCAGCTTTCTCTTTGGCTTACCTTAGGGTTGGGCTTCAACATTGTTGGTGGGACTGATCAGCAGTACATTGCCAATGACAACAGCATCTATGTCAGCTGGATCAAAAAGGATGGGGCAGCTTACCTTGATGGCCGATTACAAGAAGGAGATAAAATTTTAGCGGTAAGCCCTTTCTTCTGTTGTCCCCTGTGTTCTGGATCGGTGTTGTGAAGTGAGAGGCAGGTTTTCCATCACAGGGCATAGAGAAGAAGGATGTGGTGACTGAATTAGATGATCAAACAAACTCCATAGAGGAGTTGTCTTGAGGATCTGGGGAGAGCTCTGAGCACTAGGGAGGTGAGTGCCTCTACACATGGGCTTATCTCTTCTGCCTTCTTGATTTGCCACAGCTCTGTGGTGCTGtgcttttgtttcctctgtGACTTGCCTCCTTAAGGTTTTAGATCCATCAGACCTTCCCTTGCTTACAGTGGATTATCATTTATGCATGTGTAAATAAAGGTTTTCCCCCTCTTCAGTTTCCATTTTTTGACTGGTAATCGATGATTTCTGATCCTTCTGCACAAGGGGATTTTTAAACTATAAAACTTCTGGGCTATAATATTCTTCTCTTCATTTCAGCTCCTCAAGAATAACATAGGCTGCTTCTCCTTTTAGAAAATCGTTTTCAAGTGTCTGATGTTTACACCCACTGGTTCTTCAGATAGCTGGCAATCATGCAACAAACAAGCTTTACAAAGTGATGGGTGAAGAAGCAGCCTCTCCTAGTATGATACACAACCTTTTTGTACTCCCTAATTTTATTATATACTTGCTTATTATGTTCCACATGTGATCTTTTTTAGTCTCTATAGACTACCTTGCACTAATTGGAGCCTATTATTGATCCAGAAAGAGATATTAAGCTAAACAGAGAATATTCTCTTCTTCCTTGCACTTGTTTGTTTCCCCAAACACACGTACTTCTGTTTGGGGTGTCTAAATATAGAAAAGGGAGGCACTGGACCTGATCTTAGGGGATACAATTAGGGGTAATGGgggtgaaaatgaaaaattaggaTGAATTCACTCAACAAATGAAATCAAGTGGGTTATAAAACCCTGTGCCAtgatatattattttaaaataagaaaaattccaaCACTTGCAAGTGGATGCCAATAAGTATGTAAGTAAactttttttggttggttttgctACATCTGTGTGCTTATAGGAGTGTGTTTACAACACTCTCCCAAATAGAAACGTTTCAAAGGTGCACCAGTAGAGGAAACAAGGGAAGAGactcaaaataataatttgctgcagctgctcttttATGTTCATTACCTGTCAGAATCACACCTTTGATTTGTTTCCAGTAAAGCAACAGCATTAGAAGCTGCTATTGACACAACTGTGGtcttttattcttattttggTTCCAGGTAGTTTTTTTCAGTAGCTCTATGTTTTTGCTTGGAGTTTGTCATGTTCTGTCTCAACATATAAAAATAGATcgtaatattaattaattaattaggaTCTTTATGATTATAGTATCATGCCCCAAATGCAGAATTTTGTGAAACATGAAGATTTTAATGTCTTATCCTTCCTATGTTAGCCTGCATcattaataatttgttttttaccTTCAGCATCTggttctccttttcttttttcgCTAGATCAATGGCAAAGACTTGAAGGATTTGCGGCACAAGGATGCTGTGGAACTGTTCAGGAATGCAGGCTATTACGTGTCTCTGAAAATTCAGCGCAGGGTATGTTTTGCCTGTTTCTTAAGGTTATTTCTGGCTCTGTTTAGACTGGTTTCTATGACTGATGGCTATTTCATGATGAAGAAGAGTACTGTCTCCAGGTGCTCAGTGTGATATGTGCATATAGAAATTCTGTTTTATCTATGACCTTCTCTCATTGCCTCAGCTGTTATTGTCTCTGTATTACTTTGTATTATTGAAAAGGTGGGTTTGGAGATGTCCCCAGGTCTTTGTTTTGCTGGAGTGTGTTGTGTTTGCTCAGTGGTCTCCTTGCTCAGAGGTAATGGTTTGTGTGTGAAGACAGAATCTCAAGTTGCCCAGTTTTATTTCAGTGGCCAACATCTT encodes:
- the SYNJ2BP gene encoding synaptojanin-2-binding protein produces the protein MNGSVAGSGFVEEIISLTRRPSGLGFNIVGGTDQQYIANDNSIYVSWIKKDGAAYLDGRLQEGDKILAINGKDLKDLRHKDAVELFRNAGYYVSLKIQRRLQPQNGPVAHRGDGESGGLPLAAILVPGLALAATAVWILLRYRQRM